From the genome of Paralichthys olivaceus isolate ysfri-2021 chromosome 4, ASM2471397v2, whole genome shotgun sequence:
CTTGATAGAACTAAACTAGTCTTTGATCTGCGTTTATGAacgatttctttctttttagcTACAGCACGCTTTGTAGGAAGACGGGTTGGGAATGGAGATACGAGGGCAAGGGGAGTCCAGAATCAGGAGGTGGGCGGGTGTTCAGGGAGACATGTTGTTGGCCAGCTCGATGAGTGCCAGAGCACCGTGGAGACGTTCCCGTTGCTCCCGTTGCTCCTGGATACGGCGCTTGGTGGCTCCACCCTGGCTCCCCTTTTCCTCCTCCGcagcctcttcctcttccccgTTCTCTTCATCCGACTGGAGATACTCCATAGGATCCTGCTGCTCCTGGTCCTCCGCCATCGCCTCGCCCTGCAACTTCACCTTGGTGGTCGTCGGGGCACGCTGCTCGCGGGTTCGCCAGTACCTACGCAGGACGGAGATGATTAACTTAACATATAAATAACATGAAGTGCTTCCTGAAACTGTGGCTCAGTTCACCTGTGAACAGTGTACGCAGACCTGTGTAATCACTTACTTTGCCAGCCACTCGGCCACAGCCTTGTTATCCACAGACTGGGCCTTCCCCTGACCCTCCTTTGGCTCCTCCCTCTTCAGACGGGAGAACGGATGCTTGGGGCAGTGACGGTTGGCATGAGTGAACCGATTGGCACATCCTGCGGAGAAAGCAGCAGGTGTGAACAAACGCACTCAGCCATTAAATGATGTAATGTATGACCTATTTGTGGATAACTGCCATCATAACTACACAGTAATATATTAACGTTGTAACAATGGATTggtatttttaaagaaaagtgaCAACAGTGAATaagttgtattgtttttgaGTCTGACAATTCTACTGTTGATTTGCAGCAAGAACAGTTACACTGTTTTTCAGGTACTTTCCAAACTCAGccagtttcagttttaaacaGTCACATTCACTGAGTCATCGTATCATTGGAAAGTACCTGAAAAGTGAAATTTCAAAAGACATTTAAACTTTAAGTAAATAATAgtgcatttatctttttttttttataaatctacCTTTCTCTGAGCAGACAAAGGGTTTTTCCCCGGTGTGCAGGCGCTGGTGCGTCTTCAGCTGACCACTCTGGACAAACGCCTTCCCACAGTTTGGGTAGTCACAGAGATAGGGCCTCTCTCCTGGGGGGGGAATGAGGAGATTGTTATGGTAAAAGCACTGTGATGTAAAACAAGTctgtacacatgcacaaaacatTAAATACGTCAATACTGAAGACAAAAAATTGTATTATGATGACATGCCCCTTCCTGCTCCACATACTACTGTCCCATCTGCtttgacattttactttttacaccCGCGCTCATCATAATAAGCCGACACATGACACCTTTGTCTGTGACGTATATACAgctgcctctgtgtctctctctctcacctgtgtgtgtcctcttgtGGGCTTGGAGAGACTTCTCTCTGGGAAACACTCTGTTGCAGATGTTGCAGCGGATGCGGCTGGATGAGGTCTCCCCCTCGTTTATCAGCTCGCGGACGGTGTCAGCTCGTGGGCGACCTCTGCGGATACCATCCTGaccacaaaaatacacacaatgacTTAAAACCCTCACAAACACTTTATTCAAGACAGCAGCAGACCTAGTAGATGACTTAGCAGACTGGTGCTTTTCATACTTATGacttaatataataaaataaacttacAGTATGAAATAGGCTCAGAGAGGATGACATGTACTGACACATAATACTACTTGTATTACATATACATGTGGATTCATTCATCCTTTGATTCAATGTGACACAACATCACTCACTGTCTCTTCTATTGTGACACGTGTTACACTGTGGCACGTTTGTTCATTATCATTCATTCACATCCGGTAGTTTTGGCGCGCTGATCCACGTCATGAGCAGCTGCTCCAGAACCAGGAAGTGACTGGGGTTTAAAATCCACCGTGTCACACCCTAATGCGCGggcgttttttttaaatgactcacCAGATCAGCCATATTGAGTCAAAAACAGCTCAGATAGCTTCAACTTACAAAGTGAATCTTCTTTTCTATGATATCAATACAGTGATTGAGGTTTTAAAAGAGCAGCATGCATGCTCTCTCTCTATTTACAGACCGAATGCAAGTATGTTAATGTTGTTAAAAGTTACGACTGTTGTTAAACGTGTGTTACAGTGTTGTCATCCACCTCAAACAATAAGATTGTGACTAAAACCTTCAGGAGCTGCTCAGTCCGGAGCACACTGCTGTCACACCCACAGACTGGACTGAATGGTCGCAACACGCTGAGATGATTTCACATGAGCTCGTTTACCTTGATCTGATCCGGTGATGGAGCTGTGTCCCCCTCCCCGGCTGTCTGGGTGCCGGTGGGGGACGAAGCCCCGCTCACTGATCCCGGGCTCAGGGTCACATTGTGGGCGTTCTCCCCCCACTTCCACGGGTACACCATGAAGTCGCTGAAGCCGGGGCTGGTGGGCGTCATCGCCTCCGCTTTCCTGGGCTTGATCGGGGTGGTCTTGATGACGGACACCAGCACTCGTTTGGGCGAGTCTTCGCAGAAAATAACTTGCTTGTTATCAGCCATCGTGTCGAAATCGCCGCGCTACAGTCGCCCGAAAAAAGCGAATCAGCAAAGAGTCAAAgttaaaaatgataataatcaaaAGGGTAAAAGTGTTAAATATGGCGGCTTCTCAGTCCGGGGTGAAAACGTCCTTCATTTCCGAAGAGGAGTCAAAGAGAAGCCTGTGATCTGCAGATGCTCCTCAGTAGATCCAGAGAGATTCGAACATGACTGGAAGTTTCCTTCATCTGCTCTGAAATGTGCGCCCGCAGCTGCCTGATCCCGCGTTGCAAAAGCGCGCCTGAGCGGCCCGCCGACCAATCAGCTGCGAGGATCCCACCCCGCACGTCTGGAGGCGCGACAAGCCACCAATCACAGCGGCCGTCTTTCCTCCGCTCAGAAAAGACCGAGGAACCAATAGGCGGCGCAGAACTGGTTCCGCGtgcttgtgattggtcgagacGTTTTGGTCCAATGAGATTTGAACACTCAACGCGCGCTCTCGCAGGTTGACGTGCAGGCCGGCCAATGAGGACACGCGGAGCGCACGTTAACCCGCGGCGGAGCCAATGAGAGCGCAGGGCGGGTGATTTCACACCGCGGATGAGCAGATGGTCCGTTCCCGCGCTGAGGAGTCTGTTTATgttattagatttttttgtgtgctCAATTTAAAGGGAAAGGAAACAGTGGCTCAGAGGCGCCAAAGTTACGTAATCACCACAGGGAGTAACAATGGACGGTCTGTGTGACTTCCAACAAGAAACAGAAACTGTGGTTGATCGAAAATTATATGTATTGAATTAGTGTACGACCTCTGATATGTTTATTCCATTCAGTGTTATTTGATTCCTTTATGATTCGAGATCAGAGACACTGGAAATGTGTCAAACAGTGAATACAAGTTCATTTTGAAGTTTTTATAAATTGAtgataaacacaataaacaaagcAAACTGGATTTTTATTCACCATTGTAGTTTTAACATCCATAACTTTGAGTTTCACTAACGAATCCACAacagtttttctctcctcagactAGGAAGGACTCAAGAAATCAAAAGTAACggttttcagaaaaaaattaaagggATCTGTTTTCTCATGTGGGCTCCAGAGGGAAATAGATTGCAGAAACACTTTCAAAGGTCAAACAGTAAAATAACTTTCACATTTCATTCATCCAAGCAGGAGCAAAAGGAGCAACTATAACAGGAATATGGCAAAAACATTATGCTGGAGGGGTGGTGCTATGAGAAGTACTCATCAGAGGAAGTATCAGAGGAAAACATGACAACAGGATTAAGAGTGGGACACATTAGATTAGATGAAATATAATTGTATTTGGTAAAATGTCTCTCTTGTCTATCAAACAGATGTCAGTGCTAAAAGtattcagagagagagggacagtaTAAAGGCAGGGGTGGAAAGAATCAAGTATTAACACATGAGCTCAGTCTTGGACAGTTGGTAGAGTTGTAACAGTGTAGTAGATTTCTTGAGAGGAACTAGATTAGttattacagtttttatttgtctccaTGAGGTAAATGATTCACGCTCCAGGGTAATGAGATCACTTTGATGTTGGTTCCGACCATTAAAATGAGAACTTAGTGTAATTTAGAATAAACACAATTCCACCCAATCTTTCCTGTATTGCATGTAAATCCATCCAAGCAGTAAATGTTGTGCTCTTACAAACATTTCTAATAAAAGAAAAGTAGTCTATCTATGCATGATGTATGATGTCATCTCTTGGCACTTTCTCGTCCAATAGAAAACTGAGCCCATATGAATAAAGTGTGCAGTCATAGTGTCCTGTGAGTTGCTCTGGTTCTTCGCTGCGGTGCAACAGAAGCCtttctgttggtttttctgtGACCGCCTCATTGCCTatggtctgtctctctctcgctctctctcgctctctctcgctctctctcgctctctcacactAACCTAAAAAAGAAACTCTACGTAGAGTGAATATTATCTTGTTCTGGTTTAATGTGCTTAAAGAGGTTAGATGGGGGAGGTTATTGATTGTGAAATGGGAATCGTCCAGATCAGTTTTAATGTACTCGTGCCATATTTTATGATGAATAATGAATTACTGTTTACCATATTTACATGTCCTGCTGAATATTATTGACTATTTTGGTTGGCAACACAAAACAGGCCCCCAAtgtccctttatattcaaacagTAGGTTGGCATTTTCCATGCTGACCACTAGATAGTGCTAAATTGCATTGTGTAAAATATATCCTGACTCATTCAGCAAGTGAAAGTGACTCAGATTAATCAGATCTGAGGTATGTTGATGCAACTTTACACTTAGAATACATACATCTGTGTATGCAAAGCAATTTATATGcattcatattattttttaaatatatgttggACGTGTAACGTTAAGACCATCTCAGctgcacatgtgtgtatatgtgctttCAATGTACTTCCCACTTTGATTCCATGCTGTGAACTTGACCTGAGACAAATATGGAAAACCCATCTAAGCCAGGAAGGAAACACTATATTGCTAAATAAAGGAAACATTCATCGTTTAGCTTTTGCTGTTGAGTCATGtacattcagattcagattgccTCTATTGTCACTGAACGTGATTCAACGAAATTTGGATTGCTACGCCCCGTGGtacaacatacatacatatcttatatttgcatttgtccagttgttctttttaaaaagagaacCGTGCCAGTCCAAGCTGAACCCAAAGGGCTTTAATTACCTTAAATGTTAGCTAGCTAGCCACCAGATATAAGTACTCACGTAATATTAGCTAATGCTAAATCAGCTAAACCTAAATGAATATATGCATTGGTCCAGATTATGTTTGGATCATAGACTGTAGGTTTCAATAAACTAAACAAATCACAGAATCTGTTCTGCAGCAGCACTTCCTGACTCAGCACAGAATGACGCACCTCCATTGGTCGAGGACTTGAACCAAATCTCCTGTATGGAATCTGATTGGTTAACAGCCTGTTGATGAGCAGGGGGGCGTGGCTCCGCTTGTCCCCACAcgtgcaaacattttaaatagagGACGCTGAGTGTGCTGTGGACCGATCAGTCCGCGGCCCCGCAGCATTCTGGACTTTTCTTCACGCTACttgttcacacagagagaagaggaggaggcggctgGAGTCTGGACTCATGTCTTCCTCTGTCCCCGGTGACACTCTGGTTAAAATGCTGCCGGACGCTTACGGGTGCGTGGTGGCGAACAGGTTCGGGGAACTCCTGGACGACGACGCGGACCCGTTCGACATGATCAGCGcagtggagaaggaggaggagaagaagaagaagaagaagcagcagcagcaggaggatgagaggaaagGGAAGCAGAAGAAACCCGGCCAGCGGGAGTCTCAGAAGGACAGGAGGGTCCCCAGAGCTCCGGAGAGTCAGGAACCAGCTCCAGGTgagcttcacacacaaacacacacacaccgagagTTCGGGAGATTCTGCCCGCTGCTGGGGCTTCTAGACCGGGCACTTAAACCAAGAGAGGCCGGTGTGCACGTGTCTGGAGGATAATTTACAGCACGTTCAAAGCTTTATGTTAAAGCAGGAATATACtctacaaacacaaagataatTAATATTGTACACAGATCCTCTTAATGTGactttcagttttctctttaaggtccagtgtgtaagatttaggtgaaaggatctactggcagaaattgaatatgaaataatcctgtCAATGTTCTctccagtgtgtttcatctaaattgtacgaattgtttctttaccctagaatgtcccctttatatttaaatactttatgtctACATCAGGCgtggggtcctctctacggaggccgccatgtttaaagtcgtccagactggacaaactaaacaccttttgagttttcataaaaattgaaggctaccacaggttatcttaatgtttggaagaggagggtgaggtggggccttcagctgcaacatgcaaattcacccaAAAAATCTACACCCTGAACCTTTAATATCAGAATATCCCACACTGGGGGATtcctgttacagcagcaaggTGAAAAGCACATAACGAACTATTCAAgatgaaaaaatacaagatcAAAACTGTACTAATAtataaaggattaaaaaaaaagccgTGTACAGGTTCCAGCAACTCCCAGTGTTGGAGGAAAAGGCCACCAGAAGATTCAACCTGCTGGGAATTGTAGAATGCAATAGGGGAACTTTACAACCTCCACCAAAACCAGATCCTAATAGAAATCCAgaatttcaatgtggtttcattagcgGCCCGTTGGGCATCATCAGGAGTTTGTACGATATAAAGTACTGTTCCAGTTGATGAATGGTTCCaggtatttttactttatttgctCGACCAGACATGTCATTATCTAAGATTGTCATATAGTTCATAAACCATTAGTGATAAGACACCACTGTTAAATATATCATTGACTTGACTTTATGTCTTCAGtccaaaagcagcagcagcagcagcagcagcaggctcgTCCTGGACCAGTGActgagaacagagaggaggcTCAGAGGGGCATGAAGAGAGGTGCTGCTGGGGAGCGCAGGGCCAACCTGGAGGAGAAGCCACAGGAGTATTCAATCTCAAAGTAAGTGTTTTCATATGAGAGCAAACCACCAGCTGGTTTGGACATGTAGGAGCCGTCCCCTgaataaactgcattttaaatctGATGGTCCCTCAGGCCGCCCTCTTATGCAGACTCTGACCTCAGGGGCAGAGGAGGGCtcagaggcaggagaggagcaCGAGGTGGAGGATACACGAGGAACCCAGACAACTTCAACCTGAGGGGCAAGAGAGAGTATGATCGACACAATGGAACGTAAGAATTGTATTTTGTTCATGTAGCAGTCCAGTTAAAAGTCAGTGTCGTGATGACTGATCTAAGATTCATTGCAGAGGAATATCTcctgaggaaaagagaggaggcagaggaccCTGGAACTGGGGCTGTGTTGAAGAGGCTACGAGGTCAGAACTTTGAAAACATGGAAATATTACAGCTTTTCCACTTGACCACAATATAGACGTGTCACCGTTTCTCCATGTCCCTTATTTTGTAGTGAGCTAATGGAGGTGACATCTAATGTTCCAGTCAAAGCAGAGGAGCCCCAAATAACTGTGGATGAAGAGAATCAGAATCTGTGAGTAATGCACATAAACCTCTTTTAAAGTAGCTCCACCAGGTTCAGTGGATTTATCTTTTCATCAGTTCAGCTTTTAAATATGGGTGATGTTGCCTTGTTACATCTATTGCatcttctgtccatcctgggagaggaatCCCTCACTTGAGatatttcaatgttttcaaaatgGATTTTTCCCTCCTTTTTGCAATTTTACCCAATTATCAAAGAGCAACAGAAGAGGACGATGGAGAGATGGTGGTCCACGTTGCCATGGAGATGACCCTGGACGAGTGGAAGGCCATGCAGGAGATAAGTCGACCCAAGGTGGAGTTTAATATCCGCAAATCAGAAAACAAGATTCCCTCCAAAGCTAAAGTCATCCACCAGTCAAAGCACCCGGAGGTGAGGATGTAAAACACGTCGTAGAACCCATTCACAAGAAAGTCGAGCCGTGACTTAAACCTGATGTTGCTGTGATGTAGCGTTGTAGCCTCCAGGAACAAATCCTTCAGATGTGACCTTTAATCACACCTTAACCGGTGGCAGAAGGAGATATTGAGTTTAGCTCTACAGGTCGGGTTCAACTGTCTGAATTTTGGACTCAGTTGGCGTTTGCCTCCACTCTTCAGAACCTCAAGGGCACCCCTCTGGAGGAGATAGAGGACGAAGGCAACTTCCTCCGTCGGTCTGTGAATGACATCACCTCTCTTCTGGACATCAACTTCGGGAGTCTTGGACGGCCCACCCGCGGGGGTCGAGGAAGAGGAGCTCGAGGTGGCATGACTAACCGCCCAGAGAGACCTAAACCCATATTGGAGAAGGTACGCTCTCAAGGAGATACAGTagtgtgtgttcaggtggaAGGAACTGCTTCAAATTAACAAGTCTTTATAGATGCtgtgtttgatatttgatatattggCAGACTGGTTGTTGGTGGTTTTAACAGTAAAACTCAAGTGTATTTGTCTCACTTGTTAAATAATCAACATAAGAATCATCCAGAATAATGATCtgtgatataaaacaaatgagcaTGAGTTGATCATGTCTGTTCTTCTATCAGGAGGGCGATCCAGCTCCTAACCCCGACGACCCAGAAGACTTCCCTGCACTTCCAACAGGAAAATAACTCAACACACTCATCTTCATTCAACTCCTGTGAggagaatttgttgcacttctTGCTTGACAACACTGTTTCCATGTCCCTGCTGTTCTTAAGGTCTGGGGTTCTATTGCACTATTCAGAGTTTGATTCCTGGAGAATAAATACTATGTCAAGTTTATCTAGGACCTGTTTGATGTggttttttaaaatacagaaatctgaaatgactTGAGTGGTGAATCTTAACTTTAGTAAAAATCTGTCTTTggtatttattatcaataacTGTCTTTTGCTGGacaaaaaaaggacaaacagCCAGAAACTTGGTGGgtacaattttatttaaaatgtccaatTATGTGCTTTGAGCAAACTTATGTTGTGGATTATGAGCATGAGTTAGATAAAGGCCCCTTTAGGACCCTTGAGTTTTTATAGCATGATTCAAACATAgtacaaaaatatttacaaaatacaaactgaGTATATCAAATGATCACACATTTACAGTATTGAAAAGCTTGTAGTACATGATGGGATAAAAGACGAGCCAGATATTGAACAATGGTACAAATGTGCACAGTACTGTATCGTGTGAGGcatccatctttaaaaagcAGAATATCTGCTGTACAGTGTGTATTCTGGAGGAAATCTCTtgaattcacacattcacatgccGGTCATATAGATATATTTCAATCTGATGTTTGCTACTGCATGCTTTAAAAGTATAGGAACAACCAGGCAATGATTaaaacagtttgtctcatgatgctgttaaaattataaaaacaaagtgcCTTCAGGCGAAAATGacttggaataaaaaaacaatctacAATGCTGACATCACTTCGGTTAAAGTTTGTTCCAACAAACTAGTTCTGCTGTATACAAAGGATTTCATGTAAAGTTCATCAGGCTTTGCAGATCCACAGGTTCACCGAAGTAGAGGAGCTCTAGCTTTGGGTATGGAGTGactaaaggaaacaaacaaagtcaGCATTAGAAGGTGGAGAGGTTTTCATTGGTTTACATTCTGCTATTACAGTGAAGtctaacattaaaacatttttacctctgccaagtttcattgtgtttgtttgttagcaggataacAGAAAATCTGTTTAATTTGTGAGGAGGTGGGACGTGACCCAAGGTAGAATCCATTCAATTTCAGAGTGgattcacagacacagacagatccTGGAGTTTAACAGGGCAACATAGGGGGTTCAAACTTGGCGGAGGGTTACACTCTCAGAGCGCTCCTCTATTTCCATTCATAAAATCACTGTTTGTGCACATGGATCAAACACACGCCTCATGTTTTATGAGGCGTGTGTTTGCTTCATAatacatgatttaaaaaaacaaaacaaaacatgaacaatACAGAATGTAGCAGAAAGTGAAGTGGAGATAGATACCATAGCCTGGAAAATCGAATTGATTTCAAAGACCTGCGAGTTTTACGTCCTTGGGAGGCAGTGCGTCTGTGGCATGTAAGAAatagaaaagagaaggaaagaggaagaagataaACACTGCAGATTAGTACCAGTGAAGGACGTGGTGACAACAGGCCAGAGGCAGAAgacacagtgagcagcagagtcCAGAGAAGCTCTAGCCAGTCATCCTCTGAAATATATTATTCTTAAAGAACGTGCAAAGAAAGCTACTGTAAGAAAGAACAGCAAGACTGAGGCAGGTGGAGTTTCTCGACATGAGCAGGAGCAGATTTACTAAACATTAGTCCTGGAGAATATCAGGATATAAAGTGGGTAAAGTTAGTACAACATCTGAGTACTGTAGCTGGGTTGCACCATcatctttaaataaaagcaaaccaATAAAGtgtatttgaaataaatgatggTGGATGATTTAGAAGTTAAATTAGTGACAATTAACCTGAGTAATATAAAAAGTTTAAAGCTGGAAAATgttactaaataaaaaaataaaaaaatagactTCTGCTTTATTATAACTCTCTTTGAAAATCATCATTGGTTTACTTGGTTCTCTTAGTATTTTTCTAACAAACTTACTAAACcattaaaaattaattaaatgaaatgagcaTTTCAGTAATTGAAACAACTTTATCTTTCAAGGAACTCAGAACCTCAAAAGGCCACTGCCTTGGATTCGTATGAACTGTCAGATCAGTTTGATAAAACGCTCTAAATCAAATCAAGTCAGTTTATCCAAACAAGATAAAACACTGATTGAAGAGCACTACACCACAATTTGATTTTGTCTAAACATTTAGTCACTGTTGATGCATCCCAGCCTAAGTACATTAAGTGATTATGACAATCTCTGTCATGAACATtaaggagagacagagtgagagtgCTGAGCCTCTGGATTTTGGCTGAATTTACACAGGCACCAattatcagttttttttaaatcttttaaactctGATCATCCCTCAGCTGCCAAATCCACAgagtaaacatttatttttcctgtttcatgaaaaaaataacttgttAAAAaattagtttgtgtttgtgtgcaaatgCCAAAATCTCCATCTGGCTCAGAGTGGGGTCTGCGGGATCTTGCCTGCAGGTGGACCTGTGCCATGTTTAAGTTGATGAAAGTGCCTGTGTTGGCTGTGGCACTGGCTGCGTCTCTATGGCTGCCGCATGGCTCACAACACATTGGGTCCCTGTCGTCAGTCACTACATGCAAGTTGCCTAGGGACCTGACCAGTCTGGTGTGGCACAGCGAGctggcagagagagggggaagctGTTAATTTTCTCCACAACGCTCCACGAGTGGCTATAGCCTCTGGGTTGCTTTTCAACTGTGTCTACTCcaaataatactactactactactaataataataataacaatataaaataattatcacacagaacacaataaaatgtatttgttattgCGTCAACACAACATTGTTCTTAACAGTGAAGAAAATGGAACAATTGGTAATATGTATTATGAGTAAAACTCATGCCAAACACAGGGTTTAATCATTTTTGCCAATATAAACATGTATCTAAAAATTTGGGAAAAACTCTGTTGatgtaaatattgaaaaatactCAAACTACACCTCCTAATGAGTTATCAACTgcagtgattaaaaaaagtagAGCCCGACAAATTTGGATTTTTGGGGGCTGATGCTGAAATTAGGGAGTAAAGATTTCTgatgtataaaaatgtaaacaaaaaagcacattttctattctgtcaaattaaagttttcatattgGTGCACACCGGCAAAAATAACCAGCTACTGATAAGTCTCTTTTCAGCCCAGTGTTACACTGGTTGGGCTCTAAATTAGCTTAATATATCTTAATGGCCAGGTAATTCTGTCCATGTATAGTTTTTGTGCTGTTCTTATTATTCTATCACTGTAGTAAATGAATGCTCTGTGTAAAATCCAGCGACTTACCTTCCTCCTACACTGTTGGCTGGCAGTGAGGTTCTGGTTCTCTTCCTGCTGTCTGAGTGGTCAGACAGAGACATGGGGTTGGTCTTACAGCCCTGAACACTGGCCTGTAAGATGGACCTGCCGCAGACCAGAGAGCTAAGTGTCATAATTAATCttagtggtgttttttttttttccatctgtgtgATCACTGACTGCAAACTTTACCTCAGGGACTGTGATGACGACCTGGTGTGAATCTtattctcctcctgtctgtaaaaacacaagTAACACGACGgtaaaaatgcaattaaaaggagagagggggatgaaaggacagagtggagggagaggagggacatACTGTATGGAGATGAGCGAGAAGGCTTTAAAAATTTATAGATTTAGACTTAGGCACAGATCTTtactgcagcttcagcagccAAGTAGGATTAGTAAAGCCAGGTGAGTACCAGAAAAAGCCAGCAGGTGGCACTAAACAATTTAGAGGGcccagattttctttttttttacagttattttcATTGGCTTAAC
Proteins encoded in this window:
- the znf367 gene encoding zinc finger protein 367; translation: MADNKQVIFCEDSPKRVLVSVIKTTPIKPRKAEAMTPTSPGFSDFMVYPWKWGENAHNVTLSPGSVSGASSPTGTQTAGEGDTAPSPDQIKDGIRRGRPRADTVRELINEGETSSSRIRCNICNRVFPREKSLQAHKRTHTGERPYLCDYPNCGKAFVQSGQLKTHQRLHTGEKPFVCSEKGCANRFTHANRHCPKHPFSRLKREEPKEGQGKAQSVDNKAVAEWLAKYWRTREQRAPTTTKVKLQGEAMAEDQEQQDPMEYLQSDEENGEEEEAAEEEKGSQGGATKRRIQEQREQRERLHGALALIELANNMSP
- the LOC109637028 gene encoding intracellular hyaluronan-binding protein 4-like; this encodes MSSSVPGDTLVKMLPDAYGCVVANRFGELLDDDADPFDMISAVEKEEEKKKKKKQQQQEDERKGKQKKPGQRESQKDRRVPRAPESQEPAPVQKQQQQQQQQARPGPVTENREEAQRGMKRGAAGERRANLEEKPQEYSISKPPSYADSDLRGRGGLRGRRGARGGGYTRNPDNFNLRGKREYDRHNGTGISPEEKRGGRGPWNWGCVEEATSELMEVTSNVPVKAEEPQITVDEENQNLATEEDDGEMVVHVAMEMTLDEWKAMQEISRPKVEFNIRKSENKIPSKAKVIHQSKHPENLKGTPLEEIEDEGNFLRRSVNDITSLLDINFGSLGRPTRGGRGRGARGGMTNRPERPKPILEKEGDPAPNPDDPEDFPALPTGK